The Kribbella sp. HUAS MG21 genome includes the window TGCGAGTCGAACGTCCACACGTAGCCGAACCCGGCGTCCTCGGCCTGCCGGGCCAGCTGCACGACCGTGGACGCGGGCGGATCACACTGGAACACCACTCCGAAGTCCACCGCATCCCCCTACATCAGATAAGACGACAGGCCGCGCTCCAGGAACTTCCCGCGGCCCTTCCGGCCGTGATAGTTGCCGTCGGCCACGATCACCTCGCCGCGCGAGATCACCGTCGCCACCCGGCCCTGGATCTCGAACCCCTCGTACGCCGAGTGGTCCATGTTCATGTGGTGCGTCGCGACGCCGATCCGCGTCGTACCGTTCGGGTCGTAGACCACCAGGTCCGCGTCGGAACCGGGCTGCACGATGCCCTTGCGCGGGTACAGCCCGAACATCCGGGCCGGCGTGGTGGCGATCGTCTCCACCCAGCGCTCCAGCGACAGCTTCCCGTCCACGACGCCCTGGAAGACCAGGTCGACCCGGTGCTCGACGCCGCCGATCCCGTTCGGGATCTTCGAGAAGTCGCCGAGGCCGAGCTCCTTCTGGTCCTTCATACAGAACGGGCAGTGATCGGTGGACACGATCGCGAGATCGTTGTTCCGCAGGCCCTTCCACAGGTCCCGCTGGTGCGGCTCGTGCTTGCTGCGCAGCGGCGTCGAGCACACCCACTTCGCACCCTCGAAACCGGGCGCGCCGAGCTGGTCCTCGAGAGTCAGATAGAGGTACTGCGGGCACGTCTCGGCGAACACGTTCCGCCCGAGGTCGCGTGCCTCGGCGACCTTCGCGAGCGCCTGGCTCGCGGACAGGTGGACGATGTAGAGCGGGCAGTCCCGGGCGACCTCGGCGAGCGCGATCGCCCGGTTGGTCGCCTCCGCCTCGAGCGCGGCCGGGCGGGTGATGCCGTGGTAGATCGGGTCGGTCTCGCCGCGCTCGATCGCCTGCTGGACCAGCACGTCGATCGCGATGCCGTTCTCGGCGTGCATCATGATCATCGCGCCGTTCTCGCGCGCGGTCTGCATCGCGCGCAGGATCTGCCCGTCGTCGGAGTAGAAGACGCCCGGGTAGGCCATGAACAGCTTGAAGCTCGTGACGCCCTCGTCGGCGACCAGCTGGTCCATCGCCTTCAGCGCGTCGGCGTCGACACCGCCGAGGATCATGTGGAACGCGTAGTCGATGTGGCACTCGCCGTCGGCCTTCGCGTGCC containing:
- the hydA gene encoding dihydropyrimidinase — protein: MSLLVKGGTVVGPTGTRVADVLVEGEKIVAVLDPSFTPAITVDEVLDASGKYVIPGGIDAHTHMELPFGGTAASDTFDTGTRAAAYGGTTTIIDFAVQRTGEVVQDGLAAWHAKADGECHIDYAFHMILGGVDADALKAMDQLVADEGVTSFKLFMAYPGVFYSDDGQILRAMQTARENGAMIMMHAENGIAIDVLVQQAIERGETDPIYHGITRPAALEAEATNRAIALAEVARDCPLYIVHLSASQALAKVAEARDLGRNVFAETCPQYLYLTLEDQLGAPGFEGAKWVCSTPLRSKHEPHQRDLWKGLRNNDLAIVSTDHCPFCMKDQKELGLGDFSKIPNGIGGVEHRVDLVFQGVVDGKLSLERWVETIATTPARMFGLYPRKGIVQPGSDADLVVYDPNGTTRIGVATHHMNMDHSAYEGFEIQGRVATVISRGEVIVADGNYHGRKGRGKFLERGLSSYLM